CAGTCCGGCGGGCGGCTCCTCGCTCACGGTGTGGCGGGCCACGTCATGGCGCGGAGCCGGGAATGCCCGACAGGGGCATGCATTCGGTGCGACGCGGCATTCCGTGGATCCTTTCGTGGCTCGATGGCTTCTTCGTCGTCTTCATCATTGTCGCCCCGCGCCGCCGCGTCAACGGAAAATGATCGCTCCCGGTTTCAAGATCCACAGTGGACTATCGCGGGCGCGCGGAAACGGTTTCCCGCTTCGGCGGGGTGCGGTAAAGCTCGCCCAGCAAGGCCACCGCGGCGTGCGTGGCCGGATGCGGATCGTGGGCGCGCCAGGCGAGCTGCACCGGCACCGGCGGGGCGTCGCGGACCCGGCGGTACACAATTCCGTCGCGGCGATATTGCGTCACTGTCGAATGCGGCGTGACGCCGACGCAGCGGCCGGTGGTGATGGTGGCGAGCCAGTCGTCGACATCGTGCGTCGGCTCGATCCGCGGGCGCGCTTCCGGCGGCCACAACTCGGCGGAAGTGGTGCCAGTGCGCGGATCGACCACCAGCAGCCGCGACGCGAGATCGGCGAGCGTGACGGTGCGGCGGCGGACGAGCGGGTCGTCGATAGCCATTGCGCAGTAGCGGTCCTCGTGGCCGACCGTCGCGTGCGCGAACTTGCCCGACGGTATTTGATGCCGCACCACGGCCAGATCGACGAGCCCTTCCGCCAGCCCGGCGGTCGCGGTGTTGGCGCGCACCAGCAGGAGTTCGACGTCCGGGTACCGCGCGGCCCACCGACGCTGGAACTCCGCGGTGTGCCTGCCCATGGCCGACCACGCGTGGCCGATGCGCAGCCGCGTGTGCCCGGTCGTCGCTTCGCGAACGAGATCGTCGGCCTCGGCGAGCAGATGCCGGGCACGGGCGAGGACCTGGACGCCAGCGGTCGTCGGCTCGAGGCTCCGGCTGGTGCGGTGGAGCAGTTGCACGCCGAGAACCCGTTCCAGCGACGCCAGATTCCGGGAGACGGCCGCCTGGGAGACGCCGAGTTCGAGCGCGGCGTCGGTGAACGAGCCCGCGTCCACGATCGTCACGAGGCAGCGCAGCTGACGCAGCTCCAGATCCATGCGTCCAGCGTATCGCTGATGCG
The nucleotide sequence above comes from Amycolatopsis sp. AA4. Encoded proteins:
- a CDS encoding LysR family transcriptional regulator; translated protein: MDLELRQLRCLVTIVDAGSFTDAALELGVSQAAVSRNLASLERVLGVQLLHRTSRSLEPTTAGVQVLARARHLLAEADDLVREATTGHTRLRIGHAWSAMGRHTAEFQRRWAARYPDVELLLVRANTATAGLAEGLVDLAVVRHQIPSGKFAHATVGHEDRYCAMAIDDPLVRRRTVTLADLASRLLVVDPRTGTTSAELWPPEARPRIEPTHDVDDWLATITTGRCVGVTPHSTVTQYRRDGIVYRRVRDAPPVPVQLAWRAHDPHPATHAAVALLGELYRTPPKRETVSARPR